Proteins encoded in a region of the Stieleria neptunia genome:
- a CDS encoding DUF481 domain-containing protein, translated as MAETPLWQLGIPTFGGKPPEEQAQAGPSFHFPPPDSEVAPMAVEVAGPEVAGPIEQSLSEVQPAAYQVSQGATTAVVSPGLPMPPLPAAAAQLDLPVAPVAPAGTTVPVAPVVDPSTPIGQALASGAPVESPPLAEETASWYEIPWRWVTRGWKNHAELGLDGSSGNSRTLALQTGLEMKRKTDRYTLGIDFDYRKATNRGLTTEDNGRLNLDYDRLFQDSKWSAFGKFGAEWDQFKAFDSRLNLNGGLGYHFIRTDDAMLATRFGAGASKEIGAPDDDWKPEAVFGAEGEYQLNRYNKMKAKVDYFPAWEDFSDYRVVSDVAWEILLDDTDNLSLKLALTDRYDSTPQGAKPNDVYYSLLLLVKF; from the coding sequence ATGGCCGAGACGCCGCTCTGGCAGTTGGGCATTCCGACTTTCGGGGGAAAGCCGCCCGAAGAGCAGGCCCAGGCGGGCCCTTCGTTCCATTTTCCGCCCCCGGACTCCGAAGTCGCCCCGATGGCTGTTGAAGTGGCCGGACCGGAAGTGGCCGGACCGATTGAGCAATCGCTTTCGGAGGTCCAGCCGGCGGCCTATCAAGTCAGCCAAGGCGCGACGACGGCGGTGGTTTCCCCCGGTTTGCCGATGCCGCCGCTGCCGGCGGCGGCGGCGCAACTGGATTTGCCAGTCGCACCCGTTGCCCCGGCCGGCACGACCGTTCCCGTTGCTCCGGTGGTCGACCCGTCGACGCCGATCGGCCAGGCACTTGCCTCGGGCGCGCCGGTGGAGTCGCCGCCGTTGGCCGAAGAAACCGCGTCGTGGTATGAAATCCCCTGGCGGTGGGTCACCCGCGGCTGGAAGAACCACGCCGAGCTGGGGCTTGATGGCAGCAGCGGAAACTCACGGACGCTGGCGCTGCAGACCGGCTTGGAGATGAAACGCAAGACCGACCGCTACACGTTGGGGATCGATTTCGATTATCGCAAGGCGACCAATCGCGGCCTGACGACCGAAGACAACGGCCGGTTGAACCTGGATTACGACCGGCTTTTCCAGGATTCCAAGTGGTCGGCGTTTGGAAAGTTTGGGGCCGAATGGGACCAGTTCAAAGCGTTCGATTCGCGGCTGAATCTCAACGGCGGCCTGGGCTACCATTTCATCCGAACCGACGACGCGATGCTCGCCACTCGCTTCGGTGCCGGTGCTTCGAAAGAGATCGGCGCGCCCGACGACGACTGGAAACCGGAAGCGGTGTTCGGCGCCGAGGGGGAGTACCAGCTCAACCGCTACAACAAGATGAAGGCCAAGGTGGACTACTTCCCGGCCTGGGAAGATTTCTCCGACTACCGAGTTGTCAGTGACGTCGCGTGGGAAATCCTACTCGACGACACCGACAATTTGTCCTTGAAATTGGCGCTGACCGATCGCTACGACAGCACGCCGCAAGGTGCCAAGCCGAACGACGTTTATTATTCGCTGTTGTTGCTGGTCAAGTTCTAG
- a CDS encoding TerB family tellurite resistance protein, whose amino-acid sequence MNEKHFSDRMRQLRNLVVMAMADGTIGEREVSFVAERCHELGLGEAELSRAIRYGLGDDAALELPQDPEGRKELMIDLVRMMAADGVLDESEKRLFALAAAKMEMSTEQLNQLLDQTLE is encoded by the coding sequence ATGAACGAGAAACATTTCAGTGATCGAATGCGCCAACTACGCAACCTCGTCGTGATGGCGATGGCCGACGGGACGATCGGCGAACGCGAGGTCTCGTTTGTCGCCGAACGTTGCCATGAACTCGGGTTGGGCGAAGCGGAGTTGAGCCGCGCGATCCGATACGGGTTGGGCGACGACGCGGCGTTGGAACTGCCCCAAGACCCGGAAGGCCGCAAAGAGTTGATGATCGACTTGGTGCGGATGATGGCCGCCGACGGCGTTCTGGACGAGAGTGAAAAACGTCTCTTTGCGCTGGCAGCCGCCAAAATGGAAATGTCGACCGAGCAGCTGAACCAATTGCTTGACCAAACCCTGGAATAG
- a CDS encoding phosphopantothenoylcysteine decarboxylase domain-containing protein produces the protein MVKILITSGPTRQYLDPVRYISNASSGRMGAALATAALQLGHEVVIVSGPVPTVYPAGARVISVVTTDDMLAASQEWFTECDGAIGVAAPCDYMPQIVETEKIAKTGEPLTLQLIETPDVVATLGQTKRDDQWVVGFALETNDRRFRATVKLEKKHCDMIISNGPIAMDSDVNDVELLDTAGEVIARVKGTKQKVADVLMTEIDRRLIRKTPATPL, from the coding sequence GTGGTAAAGATTTTGATCACGTCGGGACCGACCCGTCAGTATCTCGATCCCGTTCGTTACATCTCGAACGCATCGAGCGGACGGATGGGTGCCGCGCTGGCCACCGCAGCATTGCAACTGGGGCATGAAGTCGTCATCGTCTCGGGGCCGGTTCCCACGGTCTACCCGGCGGGCGCCCGAGTGATCTCGGTGGTCACGACCGACGACATGTTGGCGGCCAGCCAGGAGTGGTTTACCGAATGTGACGGAGCGATCGGGGTAGCGGCCCCCTGTGACTACATGCCCCAGATCGTCGAAACAGAAAAAATCGCCAAGACCGGCGAACCACTGACGCTGCAACTGATCGAAACCCCCGACGTCGTGGCGACGCTGGGACAAACCAAGCGGGACGATCAGTGGGTCGTCGGATTTGCGTTGGAAACCAACGACCGCAGGTTCCGTGCGACGGTCAAGCTGGAAAAGAAACACTGCGACATGATCATCAGCAATGGTCCGATTGCGATGGATTCCGATGTCAACGATGTCGAACTGTTGGACACCGCCGGCGAAGTCATCGCCCGCGTCAAAGGAACCAAACAAAAGGTGGCGGACGTCCTGATGACTGAAATCGATCGCCGATTGATTCGCAAGACGCCTGCGACACCCTTGTAA
- a CDS encoding dihydroorotate dehydrogenase — translation MTATQTMDLSTTLGRMTLPNPIMVASGTFGYAREMEHVVDVSRLGAVLPKTITAEPRIGNAPWRTVETSAGLLNAIGLDNDGVDAFIQHHLPYLQSLSTPVVVSVAGRTQDEFVTLARRIGEFGVAAVELNLSCPNVSGGVDFGTHASSCHDVVAAAREACAVPILAKLTPNVTRIADIAKAAAEAGADAVCLINTVLAMAIDWRRQRPMLGNGMGGMSGPAIKPIALRCVHQVASAVDVPIIGIGGIATIDDVMQFLVAGASAVQIGTANYYDPTVSTRLVDQLPTALAELGAARVADVVGTLKV, via the coding sequence ATGACTGCAACGCAAACGATGGATTTGTCGACCACCCTGGGCCGGATGACGCTGCCCAATCCGATCATGGTCGCCTCGGGAACCTTCGGCTACGCCAGGGAGATGGAACACGTCGTCGATGTGTCTCGCCTGGGCGCGGTGCTGCCCAAGACGATCACGGCCGAACCACGGATCGGCAACGCCCCTTGGCGCACGGTCGAAACCTCTGCCGGATTGCTCAACGCGATCGGTTTGGACAACGATGGCGTCGATGCGTTCATCCAACACCACCTGCCCTACTTGCAATCCTTGTCGACACCGGTTGTCGTCAGCGTGGCCGGACGCACCCAAGACGAGTTTGTCACCCTGGCCCGACGGATCGGTGAATTCGGCGTCGCCGCGGTCGAACTGAATCTGTCCTGTCCCAATGTCAGCGGCGGCGTCGACTTCGGCACCCACGCGTCCAGCTGCCACGACGTCGTCGCGGCGGCACGCGAGGCGTGTGCGGTCCCGATCCTGGCCAAACTGACGCCCAACGTGACGCGGATCGCGGACATCGCCAAGGCCGCGGCGGAAGCCGGTGCCGATGCCGTGTGTCTGATCAACACCGTGTTGGCCATGGCCATCGACTGGCGACGTCAACGGCCGATGCTGGGCAACGGAATGGGCGGCATGAGCGGTCCGGCGATCAAGCCGATCGCGCTGCGATGTGTTCATCAGGTCGCCTCAGCGGTCGACGTGCCGATCATCGGAATCGGCGGCATCGCCACGATCGACGACGTGATGCAATTCCTCGTCGCGGGCGCCTCCGCCGTGCAAATCGGAACGGCCAATTACTATGATCCCACCGTGTCGACTCGGCTGGTCGACCAATTGCCGACCGCCCTGGCCGAACTCGGCGCCGCCCGCGTTGCGGACGTCGTCGGAACTCTCAAGGTCTGA